One window of the Hippocampus zosterae strain Florida chromosome 8, ASM2543408v3, whole genome shotgun sequence genome contains the following:
- the LOC127605411 gene encoding uncharacterized protein LOC127605411, protein MCAISVKEEYEEELCRLKENDGQRLLSDAVVKTPRVVSHRADHTKKHHGPQCPSVKKEVEEESPHIKEEEEPDHKCAGSHQDSLLAPQSDCDISSHPSDSDTDDERSKGFINYTGTTSSAGIGCGKKDRTATENATAIPEVDDEDNDGIDSSTSTKELSVCEINTEEPVCLSRKALDAEQQHQAETESFSFTEGNFECEMVIFLHRLRTVKKSKSEALEIVVLIQTVDKKSTHPCSNAIFCEIKKKN, encoded by the exons ATGTGTGCAATCAGTGTGAAAGAGGAGTACGAAGAGGAGCTATGTCGTCTAAAAGAGAACGATGGACAACGTCTATTGTCAGACGCTGTAGTGAAGACTCCTCGAGTTGTGTCGCACAGAGCAG ACCACACTAAAAAGCACCACGGTCCTCAGTGCCCTTCCGTTAAAAAAGAAGTAGAGGAAGAGTCCCCccacattaaagaggaagaagagcctGATCACAAATGTGCTGGATCACATCAAGATAGTCTCTTAGCTCCACAATCAGATTGTGACATATCGTCACACCCTTCTGACAGTGACACTGATGATGAACGCTCGAAAG GTTTCATTAATTACACTGGAACCACATCCAGCGCTGGCATTGGATGTGGAAAGAAA GACAGAACTGCCACAGAAAATGCAACTGCAATCCCTGAAGTCGATGATGAAGACAACGATGGGATTGATTCCTCCACTTCCACGAAAGAACTATCCGTGTGCGAAATT aacaccGAAGAGCCAGTTTGTCTTTCCCGGAAAGCGTTGGATGCAGAACAACAACATCAGGCAGAAACAGAATCGTTTTCTTTCACTGAAGGGAATTTTGAGTGTGAAATGGTAATTTTCTTGCATAGACTTCGGACggtgaaaaaaagcaaatcagaAGCATTGGAAATTGTCGTACTTATCCAAACAGTggataaaaagtctacacacccttgttcaaatgcaattttttgtgagataaaaaaaaaaaactaa